In the Vibrio agarivorans genome, TTTGGTTATCTCTACGTGCTAAGAAACCGCTTGTTAGGCTCACCGGAAACCTCAGATGTTTATCCCGGGCTAGCTCAGAATGAAGAGCAGCGACGCAGAGTGTTAAACACCTTCAAAAGTAAGCTATCGGTCAGCCCGGTGCGCCAAACCCAGCTGGTCAACATCACATTTGAATCCTACAACCCAAGCACTGCAGCAACACTGGCCAACGCGGTTGCGCAAGCCTATATCGAAAACAACATTGAGGCGCGGATCATCGTTAGCCAACAGGCAGAAGTCTGGATCGATAGTAAACTCAAAGAGCTTTCAGCCCACCTCAGCCTTTCTGAACGTCGCCTCGCCGAGTTCCTTGAGGGTGAAGGGCTTGTCGATGTTGAAGGGGTCGATGCTCTACAAAGCCGCGTGCTCACCGATGTGACTAGCCAGATCTCTGTCGCGCGCGATCGCCGCTTGGCAGCTGAGTCTCTGTACCGTGTGCTGCAAGATAACCGCAATGCCGATATCTCAACCCTCTATGCGATACCAGACATTTCTAAGCACCCGCAGATTCGCGACGTACGTGTCGCTGAGATTGAGTTGCAACAGAAGCGCTCTGAGCTAAGCAAGCGCTATGGACCTAAACATGACAAAATGGTTCAGGTCAATGCGGAGCTTACATCCATTCAAGGACAAGCTCACCAACTGCTAAGACAGCTCGCCAGTGGCATTGAAAAAGAGTATCGCGCAGCCAAACGACAAGAAGAGGCTTTAAAAGCTGAACTAGAAGATATGAAATCTCAGTTCAACGCGGTCTCTATCAAACAAACGGAGTACTCTAAGTATCAACGTGACGTCGAAAACAACCGTCGTATTTTGGATCTCTTTGAGAACCGTAAAAAAGAAACTTCGGCGACTAGCGACTATCAACCTGCGATCGCACGCATCACAGACCCTGCACTCTATCCCGTCAAGCCAAGTAAGCCTAACCGATTAAAAATCGTGCTCGCTGTGGCAGTCGTATCATTTGCACTGCTCTGCACTCTAGTGATCATCCGAGAGTTCTTACGTAACGAGCTTGAGCAGGCCTCTGATGTCGAGCGTAAGCTTGGGTTTTCTCCTATCGCTTCAATTCCAAGAATCAAAAGGCGTTGGTTTGCCGCCAAACCTTCGGTGACGCAGTTTAATAACAGTGACAACCCATCATTCTCAGAAGCCATTCGTAGCCTTAGAACGCGTCTGCTGCTCTCTGTGAGTAACAAAAACCGAACCTGTTTTGCACTGACATCACCAAACCCCAATGAGGGTAAGAGTACTATAGCGGCGAACTTGGCATTGTCACTCACCAAGGTAGAAAAGGTGATTATTGTCGATGCCGACTTGCGTAAACCGACACTCGGCTCACTGTTTAATCTCTCTTTAAGTGATAACGGGTTAAGTAACTATCTATTGATGGATACACCTTTACAAGACTGCCTGCATTATGATGAAGACTCTGGCATTACCGTTCTTCCATCGGGCTTTATTCCACCTAACCCGCAAGAGATGCTCAGCAGCGAAAAGTTCAAACGTCTAATTGAACATCTAAAACAGCAATACGACCGCGTGATTATTGACTGCCCGCCAGTGATGGTTGTAAGCGATGCGCTACTTATTGGGCATTTATCGGAAGCAATGCTGCTGGTTTTGAAAGCGAATACAACAAAGACGCATCAAGCCAAAAATGCGATAGCTGAACTTATCAACCATCAAGTCAAAATCGATGGTGTGGTGTTGAACTACTGCAATGAAGAGCGTCTATCTAACGCCCAGTCTTACTACAAAAGCTACTCCTATAAGGCAACCCCTGCCGAGTAAGCCGTGAGCGTGATAGGCACTATTTGACTGATTTTAAAATATTTAGGAAACACAACATGGATTCGTTGAACATTCTAATCACGGGCGCCAGTGGGTTTATTGGTACTCACCTCATTCGCTCGTTAATTGGCAATAATCACAACATATACGCCCTCGATAGACTGCCACCACGCGAGCAGCACGATGGGGTGACTTACCTACAACATGACGTTCGAGATCTTACATCATTAGAGATCCCTGAAAAAATTGACCGCATCTATAATTTTGCGGCGGTACACACCACGCCAGGGCATGAAGATATTGAGTATTTTGATACTAATATTTTTGGGGCTATCGAAGTCACTGAGCTGGCCAAAAAACATCATACACAAGAGATTATCTTCACCAGTTCGATCTCAGTTTACGGGCCAAATGAAGCCAGCCTCGATGAGACTTCACAGCTCACGCCTAACTCCGCTTATGGTTATTCAAAAGCGCAAGCTGAAAAGATCCACATGTCTTGGGCGAATGACGCGCAAACACGCCGCTTAACTATCGTCCGTCCAGCGGTAGTGTTTGGTGAAGGCGAAGGGGGAAACTTTACCCGTTTAGCGAAAGTACTGCGCAAAGGGTATTTTCCGTTTCCGGGTCGTACCGATACGATTAAGGCTTGTATCTATGTCAAAGAGCTGCTTAACGCCATTGACTACATTCACGCACAGAATACGCATATCGTGGTATTTAATGGCGCATTTAATCAAAAATACACCATTGAACAGATCATCGATACCTTCGCTCAAGTTTCCTTCCCTAAGGTAAAAAAACTCCTTATTCCTCAAGTGTTAATCATGTCTGCTGCCAAAGTAATTTCCGTGTTTAAGGGATTTGGGCTGGGCATCAACCCAGAGCGAATTACTAAGCTAATCAAAAGCACTAATATTGAACCAAACTGTCTAACCAGTAGTGGTTATCAATATCAGTATGACTTGTCCACCTCTCTACAAGATTGGGCAAAAGACACCGCTGGTGAATACTCTTAAGGGCTGAATGTGGACACAATCACGCAAGCCGCTCCCCGCAGCCAAGTCATCCATGTCCAATATGAGTATCTCATCAGTGCTCTGATTATTGCTAGCCTCATTAGCTCGTCGCTAGTGAGTTCATTGGGTGCGCTCATTTTTCTATTGGCTGGGCTTTTTCACCTTGTCTATCGAATCGAGTATTCGCTTGCGGCGCTGATCAAAGGCTGGCCAATTTTACTATTTGGCATGGTGGGGATCGCCTCAACACTATGGTCAGACAACCCTGCACTGTCTTTTAAGCGTGGGGTGCAAATCTTGCTCTCCAGCATGATTTGCCTATCTCTGATCTACTCCGTGCGCAAAGAGATACTACTCTTGGTGCTAGCAAGCTGCTTAATTCTCGCCACAGGTTACGCACTCAGCTCAAGCCATACCACCTCAATTTTTTACACCGGCGAAGTGATTCGAGTCGGCCACTTTGGTAGTAAAAATAACATGTCGAGTTTTGGTGCGTTCGGCACGCTAATTGGCCTTGGTTGCCTCTTATTGCAGCGCCCACTCAAAGGGCAACGAGCCGTTGGTTTAATCTGCGTTATAGTATCGCTCATGGTGGTTTGGCTGGCCAAATCATTGGGGACGAATCTGATGATCCTCACCGTGATTGGGATTGCTACCTCACTATACCTTTACTCCACTCAGACCCACGATGCAGCCTTTCGCAGATTAGTTAACTTGATGGCAGTGGGGTATCTTCTCGCGATTATCACTACCATCATCATCACATTTGATTATGCCAGCTATGAAACGCTGATGCTCTCTCTGGGCAAAGACCCAACAATCACTGGGCGTACAATTATCTGGGAAATCGGCTTGCACTCAATTAAACAAAACCCTTGGTTGGGTGTTGGGCTGCAAGCCTATTGGAGCGAGTTTAACAGCGGCGCGCTAGAGATATGGCAAGCGATGCACAAGGATGTAGGCAGTTATTTTGGCTTCCATAACCTCTATTTCCATTACTACGCAGAGCTCGGCTTACTCGGTCTACTTGCGATTGTCACGGTCATAGCCACCGCAGCACTCTCTATCTATCGCTCCTCTATTTCGGGTATGTCGAGGGAGGATATCTTCCTAGTGGCACTTTTTATTTTCTTTTTCAGTAAGAGCTTTTTTGAAACCACCGGTTTTAACGAACTCAGTATTGAACATTTTCAGTTGTGTTTGTTCTGGTCTTTGTTGAACAAAAACACCTTTTTCCAAAGTGGCAGTCGATTCTGTCTACGATAATTTGATGTCGAGTTTACCCATGAATATTCTTTATATTGTTCACGATCTCAATGATGCCGCAGTGAAACGCCGAGTCGCTATGCTTGAAGTTGGCGGTGCGCAAGTCACAGTAGTTGGCTTTTATCGAGGGACAGCCGCATTTGACATAAATGAAAATGTCATCAGTTTAGGCCAAACGCATGACGCCTCGTTCATACACCGCATTAAAAGCGTAGTAAAAGAGAAGCTAACGCTTCAAAGGCGCTTTAGAGAGCACCATATTACTCATGATCGCTTTGACCTGATTGTCGCTAGAAACCTCGATATGCTAGCACTGGCGGTGTCAGCGAAAAAAATTCTCCACTTACCCCTCGTTTATGAATGCTTAGATATACACCGTTTTCTGATTCATTCTGGAGTGATAGGGCATGTTTTTAGGCAGCTCGAAAAGCGCTTATCTCAGCACGCTGGCTTGCTGATCACGAGTTCACAAGGCTTTGTCGAGCATTATTTCAACCCCCTTTCTCTGGCGGAACTGCCCACTTTAGTACTGGAAAATAAGGTCTTTTCCTCTAAACCACTCGCTGCACCGACACCAAAATCACTGAATGATGGCCCCATTATCATTACATGGAACGGCGCCATTCGTTGTCATCGTTCACTCGATATCTTGATTCAGGTCTCGCGGAAAATGGCTGGGAAAGTCCAAGTGGTGATACATGGTAAGCCCGCTTACACCGAGTTCGATGACTTTATCTCAACGATTGCTAATGAGCCCTACATCGAATTCCAGGGGCCTTATGTTTTTCCTGATGATCTGGCTGACATCTACAACAGTGCGCATTTTAACTGGACACTCGACTTCTTTGAGCAAGGCGGCAATTCGGAATGGCTGCTGCCTAACCGTATCTATGAAGGGGGGCTATTTGCACTGCCTCCTCTTTATCGAGCTGGCAATTACACAGCGCAAACGCTCAATAACCTACAAATAGGCTTCGCGCTAGAGGGAAAAACAAATCAAGAGATCGCGAACCATCTAGTAACCATGTTGCAAGGTATTGACGAAACGCAATATCAAAGCTTAGTTGCTGCCTCAAAGCAGGTTCCGACTTCACGCTGGTTATTTGATACCACTCAAGCTGAGTGGTTGGTCAGTTCATTGCAGATGTTTTGCCAGCAGCCCGATTCTCTGAGTCTAAGTGAGCAAGCGCAATGCTGAGTAAATCATCCATCGCTTCTAATGCCCTTTGGCATACGTTATCTCAGGTATTCTCGCGCGGCGTAAGGTTTCTCACTATCCCAATTATCGTGCGCCTACTTGACCCTGAGCAGTTAGGGGATGTCGCTATAACAATGGCCTTGACCATGTTCGTGGCAACGGTATTTGGTAATGGCGGCACCATCGACACCATGGTGTATTACTGCAAACGAACAAAGCATGTATTCAAATCCCTATTATGGTTTACCATTGGGGTAAGCGCTCTGCTCTCAGCCTCGGTGTTTGCACTTTCACAGCCGATTTCTGTATGGATTAATGTTCCTAGTGCCAAAGTTTACCTTGAGGTTATGAGCCTATTCCTACCCGTGGTGATGTTACAGTCGGTCTTTCAGGCCAAACTTATCGAACAACAAGCCTTTGCCTACATTGCTAAATGCCAAGCCAGTGTGTCAACCGTCGCGACACTGATTGCGATTGCACTTGCCTTTAATGGCTTAGGTGGATGGAGCTTGCTGATACAGCATATTTTCACTACGTGTGCTCTGTGTGGGCTCTTTTATCGCCGTGTTACGGTTGAAAAGGATGAGCAGTTTCATTCTCAAACGTTAAAGCAGATCCTTCCTTACTACTACAAATCAACTCTCTATAACACGATCATTTGGCTGGGATCTGAGTCGCCTTTGCTGATTGCCTCAAAAACCGTGGGCAGTGCCGGCGCTGGGATATACAGCGCTATGTCACGAGCAGCTTGCATGCCAATGGAGATCCTAGGGCGCGCGTTTCAACTCTCTTTCTTTTCTGAACTCTCAGCAAAGCGGGCAGATGAGCAGCTCAAACAACTCCAGCAGCAACAGCTTTTCTGGTCAATCAAGTGCCGTT is a window encoding:
- a CDS encoding GumC family protein: MESKQNTFTIEPTVIDVSRYFTALKRRMLLILLIVAALSSATYLVTRQMSPIYSATTTLLIESKPKSAISIEEIVGVDASKQEYYQTQYEIMRSNQVAERVINQFQLDFNPEFNGELQTFSIKNTIFGYLYVLRNRLLGSPETSDVYPGLAQNEEQRRRVLNTFKSKLSVSPVRQTQLVNITFESYNPSTAATLANAVAQAYIENNIEARIIVSQQAEVWIDSKLKELSAHLSLSERRLAEFLEGEGLVDVEGVDALQSRVLTDVTSQISVARDRRLAAESLYRVLQDNRNADISTLYAIPDISKHPQIRDVRVAEIELQQKRSELSKRYGPKHDKMVQVNAELTSIQGQAHQLLRQLASGIEKEYRAAKRQEEALKAELEDMKSQFNAVSIKQTEYSKYQRDVENNRRILDLFENRKKETSATSDYQPAIARITDPALYPVKPSKPNRLKIVLAVAVVSFALLCTLVIIREFLRNELEQASDVERKLGFSPIASIPRIKRRWFAAKPSVTQFNNSDNPSFSEAIRSLRTRLLLSVSNKNRTCFALTSPNPNEGKSTIAANLALSLTKVEKVIIVDADLRKPTLGSLFNLSLSDNGLSNYLLMDTPLQDCLHYDEDSGITVLPSGFIPPNPQEMLSSEKFKRLIEHLKQQYDRVIIDCPPVMVVSDALLIGHLSEAMLLVLKANTTKTHQAKNAIAELINHQVKIDGVVLNYCNEERLSNAQSYYKSYSYKATPAE
- a CDS encoding NAD-dependent epimerase/dehydratase family protein produces the protein MDSLNILITGASGFIGTHLIRSLIGNNHNIYALDRLPPREQHDGVTYLQHDVRDLTSLEIPEKIDRIYNFAAVHTTPGHEDIEYFDTNIFGAIEVTELAKKHHTQEIIFTSSISVYGPNEASLDETSQLTPNSAYGYSKAQAEKIHMSWANDAQTRRLTIVRPAVVFGEGEGGNFTRLAKVLRKGYFPFPGRTDTIKACIYVKELLNAIDYIHAQNTHIVVFNGAFNQKYTIEQIIDTFAQVSFPKVKKLLIPQVLIMSAAKVISVFKGFGLGINPERITKLIKSTNIEPNCLTSSGYQYQYDLSTSLQDWAKDTAGEYS
- a CDS encoding O-antigen ligase family protein, whose translation is MDTITQAAPRSQVIHVQYEYLISALIIASLISSSLVSSLGALIFLLAGLFHLVYRIEYSLAALIKGWPILLFGMVGIASTLWSDNPALSFKRGVQILLSSMICLSLIYSVRKEILLLVLASCLILATGYALSSSHTTSIFYTGEVIRVGHFGSKNNMSSFGAFGTLIGLGCLLLQRPLKGQRAVGLICVIVSLMVVWLAKSLGTNLMILTVIGIATSLYLYSTQTHDAAFRRLVNLMAVGYLLAIITTIIITFDYASYETLMLSLGKDPTITGRTIIWEIGLHSIKQNPWLGVGLQAYWSEFNSGALEIWQAMHKDVGSYFGFHNLYFHYYAELGLLGLLAIVTVIATAALSIYRSSISGMSREDIFLVALFIFFFSKSFFETTGFNELSIEHFQLCLFWSLLNKNTFFQSGSRFCLR
- a CDS encoding oligosaccharide flippase family protein — its product is MLSKSSIASNALWHTLSQVFSRGVRFLTIPIIVRLLDPEQLGDVAITMALTMFVATVFGNGGTIDTMVYYCKRTKHVFKSLLWFTIGVSALLSASVFALSQPISVWINVPSAKVYLEVMSLFLPVVMLQSVFQAKLIEQQAFAYIAKCQASVSTVATLIAIALAFNGLGGWSLLIQHIFTTCALCGLFYRRVTVEKDEQFHSQTLKQILPYYYKSTLYNTIIWLGSESPLLIASKTVGSAGAGIYSAMSRAACMPMEILGRAFQLSFFSELSAKRADEQLKQLQQQQLFWSIKCRFLALTTLYTLGALVAYPVVRLVLGEQYAIHSDAFFWLCIGFAVISSAGEIVGFLQGTGRINLVTILSTVRCVLVMSCCYLMWSFSASIEAVAQGFALANSALLLVYLSTIFLVLKFSVKAYISHTLPLITVLFSAIGTTYLVDTLVPKFNPLVDIVVLSTAYLLSLAIAFILVLPNETGAIRRLLTTKVLNKLQKQTVREHG